The Bacillus sp. F19 DNA segment AGTTATCATTTGGTCTGGTGTAAACTTCTTATTTGCGATTCCTGGACTTACGGCTAATTCAAAGATTGATACTACTGGATTATTAACAGTCTTGTTTTCTTGAATACTTTTAGGTACATCTTCTACTTTACTAAGAGCTTCTAGAGCTAATTGTAAGGAGGTATGAATATCACGTTTAGAATTTACTTCAATACTATGATCAGCTTCATTCTTTCCTTTATGGAGTGCCCATGGTTCATTTTCATGTCTCAAGCGTTCATGCGGCTTTAATTTTTGTTCATTTGTATTTAATGTATACTTCCTTTGATACCCCCTTGGAGTAATCATTTTATTATCGTATAAAAACGTAGACGAATTCCCAATGACTACAGTCGTCAGCATTCCGATATCGTAATCAAGCATATGTGCAAGATCGGTTATCACAATCTTTTCGCTATCACGATATGCACTCTTCACTAGCCCAACAGGTGTATCGGGTGATCGATAGTGTAATAATATCCTTTGTGCCTCTTGAATTTGTCTTGTGCGGCGTCCACTCTTTGGGTTATACAGAGCTACAACAAAATCAGCTTGTGCTGCCGCTTCAATTCTTTTTTCAATTAGATCCCATGGAGTTAAATGATCACTTAAACTAATCGTACATGCATCATGCATGATTGGTGCCCCTAGGAGAGAAGCACAGGAATTAATGGCTGATATACCAGGGATAACCTCAACACTTACACCTGTTTCTTCTTTCCAGCCTTTTTCAATCAATACCTCATAGACCAGGCCTGCCATCCCATAAACACCTGCATCACCACTGGAAATGACAGCAACTATGTTTCCTTCTTCAGCAAGACGAACAGCTGCTTGAGCACGACTTACTTCCTCGGACATTCCTGTACTAATAATTTCTTGATCGGTTAAGAGATTTTCTATTAACTCAACATATGTTTTATAACCAATGATATAGTCGCTCTCTTGTATGGCTTCCTGTGCTCTGTTTGTCATATGTTCAAAACTTCCAGGTCCAAACCCAATTACAAGTAACTTCCCTCGCATGTATACTCCTCCTTTCAAACTATCAGCCAACATTAAAATAACGAACCCTAACCTAAACGTTTCCGAGATAATATGCAGAAATAAATGGCATTCCAACCGTCTGCAATACCAGTGAGATTTGTAATACATGGAATTAGTGATTTCATCATGCTCTAATTCCTTATTCATAAACTCTCTTGCTGATGAAAAATCAAAAATAATAAGTGTGAAACTAACCGTAAGTTTCAGTGTATGTAAAGTTGTTTGAGGAATCCGACATTCAACATAAGTCGAAACAGTCAATAAATCCGCATAATGGTGTGATCTCCCAAGGCATACATGATCTCCTATCTATTCCAAATCCCCATCAAATTCATGCTGCTAAATTAGTAAACTGAAAGATGACGAGTTAACTGCCTTATTTTATTGGTTTAGATATTCCGATTACACACTCTGTTTTTTCAGGAGCAGCAAAACCTTGTTGATCATATTTGTAAATAACGGCTTCTTCTAATATTTCTTCCCCTGCCAAATGTTTCTGTACGATTTCACTGCCTAGTTCCGGAGTAATCGCCTTGTACCATGTTCCTTCAGGATACACAATGACAACACAAGCATCCTTGCATCTTCCGTTACAGCGTGTTCTTGTCGTATGTATGGCGGCATCAAGGTTCATATTTGCGACTTCCTCCCTAATCGCCTGCGTTACCTCCTCGCCTCCTTTCCTCATACAGCTGCTGCCATTGCAAATCAATACATGATGTTTCGTTTCCCTCAAATTCCAAGTTGTCATTTTAGCACTTCCAGTCTATTATTTTTCAAAAAATTAAAAATGCACCCCTATATAGATAGAGGTGCACAAAAAATACATAGCAAAAGAACATAGCATTTTCTACTACACATCTACCTATAAGCCCGTAGGTATGCGTAAAAGATAGGCAGGTCTCCTGACTAAGGTTCATTGCTTTATTGCGTCTTCCCGAATAATATCAGTGACATTTGCAATATAGCTCCCCATTACAGTGGCGGGTACCGCGACGGCTTTTCACCGTACTTCCCTTTTAATCAAAATCTTGGTAAGATTTTTGAACCTATCTTTAATTTATTTAATTATTATTCTTAATGTTATTATTTTTTCGTAAATTTGTCTATTTCGAAATATATATTAAACAAGAATGCAGAAATTAGCAAACTGCTTTTACATCACATATTGAATTTAAACTGTTTTTTTCACAAAAAAACATCCGCTCAGTTCTCTTTGCGGATAAAACGAAAGCACTAAAAGACATAAAAATAAGCCAATCCCGCTGCTGTTAGTTACACCGTTCATATCCCCTGAAATGTCACAAAAAACCTTTTTGTTCACGCTAAAACATAGAAAAATAAATAGACAACTGCAAAACCTTGTAGTAAGGTAAAGACAAATTAATCAATCTTAACAGGTGCTATGCATGTGAGAGTGTGTATAGCTTAATAGGGAAGCTCGGTGTAAGTCCGACACGGTTCCCGCCACTGTAAATCTGAGCGACCTGCATAATGTCACTGCTTTTTATATTAAAAGCGGGAAGACGCAGGAAGCAATGAAGATGAGTCAGGAGACCTGCCTGTATAAAGAACATAATGTGACCTACGGGAAATAGGGAGGTGTGTGCGAAGGGGATATTTATGTGTCTGTATGAAGGCCAGACAATCGTCTTTTAAGCATTTAAACTCTAGTGGGTTTAAATGCTTTTTTATTTTGGCCACAACTAATTATAAGGGGGATGTTAGGATGACAACAAAATCATGGCCGGTTTCACTTATCATGCTTCTGTGTTTATCAAGCTATTTTTGGCTGAATTCGTACGAAGAAGCTTATGCTATGCATATCATGGAAGGTTTTTTGCCTTTTGGCTGGGCGATATTTTGGTGGGCTGCAACGCTTCCCTTCATACTTGTCGGCTTGCGTTCTATACGGAAGAAGCTTAAAGAAAACCCTGAAATGAAAACAATGCTTGGCTTGTCTGGCGCTTTTGCGTTTGTATTATCTGCCTTAAAGATTCCCTCGGTAACAGGCAGCTGCTCTCACCCAACTGGAGCAGGTTTAGGAGCCATATTGTTTGGACCTACAGCAATGAGTGTTTTGGGTACGATCGTTCTATTATTTCAATCATTGTTATTAGCGCACGGCGGTTTGACAACATTAGGTGCAAATGCTTTTTCAATGGCAGTCGCAGGTCCATTGTTAGCATATGCAATCTTTAAGATCAGCCGAAAAATGAAATTATCGTTTGCAGTTTCTGTTTTTTTGGCAGCTATGCTAGGAGATTTAGGTACATACTTAGTTACTTCAGTTCAATTAGCGCTAGCATTTCCAGCTGAAGCCGGCGGATTTGCAGCATCTTTTTCAAAATTTGCAGCCATCTTTGCCTTTACTCAAATTCCGTTAGCAATTAGTGAAGGATTATTAACGGTTATTGTTATGAATTTACTTCAAAAATATAATATGCCTGAATTAAATCAACTGCCTGCTGTTAAGGGGGTTAAGTAATTATGAAAAATTTCATTTTGTTTTTATTCGTTATTGTGTTGGCAATTATCCCTTTATTTCTTCAAAAAGATGCTGAATTTGGCGGCGCTGACGGTCAAGCAGAAGAGGTTATTGAGGAAATTGCGCCCGCTTATGAGCCTTGGTTCAGTTCCATTTGGGAGCCGCCAAGCGGCGAAATCGAAAGTTTACTATTTTCATTACAGGCTGCGGCTGGAGCGATTGTCATTGGTTATGTAATCGGATTTGGTCGTGCCAGGAAAAAATATTCCTCTAAATAATGAGCAGAAACAAGGGATCCTATGTTGAAAATCGATGATTATACTTATACTAATGCATTAAAAGATGTTCATCCAATTGAGAAGGTCGGGTTTGCTTTTTCTTATTTACTATTTACG contains these protein-coding regions:
- the cobJ gene encoding precorrin-3B C(17)-methyltransferase; protein product: MRGKLLVIGFGPGSFEHMTNRAQEAIQESDYIIGYKTYVELIENLLTDQEIISTGMSEEVSRAQAAVRLAEEGNIVAVISSGDAGVYGMAGLVYEVLIEKGWKEETGVSVEVIPGISAINSCASLLGAPIMHDACTISLSDHLTPWDLIEKRIEAAAQADFVVALYNPKSGRRTRQIQEAQRILLHYRSPDTPVGLVKSAYRDSEKIVITDLAHMLDYDIGMLTTVVIGNSSTFLYDNKMITPRGYQRKYTLNTNEQKLKPHERLRHENEPWALHKGKNEADHSIEVNSKRDIHTSLQLALEALSKVEDVPKSIQENKTVNNPVVSIFELAVSPGIANKKFTPDQMITLAEVVGDEGTMEYTPHHQIYLKIPTASPEIITQKLRGVGFLLEPIGDVFQLKACDFCEGEKKDSIPHAEELHQKLSGLELPKELKLGFNGCGMACFGAVNEDIGIVFRKGKFDLFLGAKTVGRTAHAGQPVAEGIEPDKIVKVIENIIYEYKEKGHPNERFFKYFKRVGNIQGYTYKDMTPKVEIEPAPCGD
- a CDS encoding (2Fe-2S) ferredoxin domain-containing protein — encoded protein: MTTWNLRETKHHVLICNGSSCMRKGGEEVTQAIREEVANMNLDAAIHTTRTRCNGRCKDACVVIVYPEGTWYKAITPELGSEIVQKHLAGEEILEEAVIYKYDQQGFAAPEKTECVIGISKPIK
- a CDS encoding energy-coupling factor ABC transporter permease, with the protein product MLLCLSSYFWLNSYEEAYAMHIMEGFLPFGWAIFWWAATLPFILVGLRSIRKKLKENPEMKTMLGLSGAFAFVLSALKIPSVTGSCSHPTGAGLGAILFGPTAMSVLGTIVLLFQSLLLAHGGLTTLGANAFSMAVAGPLLAYAIFKISRKMKLSFAVSVFLAAMLGDLGTYLVTSVQLALAFPAEAGGFAASFSKFAAIFAFTQIPLAISEGLLTVIVMNLLQKYNMPELNQLPAVKGVK
- a CDS encoding energy-coupling factor ABC transporter substrate-binding protein, with product MKNFILFLFVIVLAIIPLFLQKDAEFGGADGQAEEVIEEIAPAYEPWFSSIWEPPSGEIESLLFSLQAAAGAIVIGYVIGFGRARKKYSSK